In Sphingopyxis sp. 113P3, one DNA window encodes the following:
- a CDS encoding UxaA family hydrolase has protein sequence MTSNAILVDPRDSVATALRDLDEGDRLDVAGGVTLREPVARGHKVAVADIGAGAPVIKFGFPIGTATQAIARGAHVHSHNMATALTAAVGHARRLAADPAAPLPDPPTFLGYLRPDGRAATRNEIWVLPTVGCVARTASKIAEAGNRRHRGRVDGVHAFTHPFGCSQLGDDLDGTRAILAALAAHPNAGGVLLVGLGCESNQIGQLIEAIPREVRGRVRSLRAQSAGDEIEEGLMLVDELVEIATSARRSPLPLGKLVIGVKCGGSDGLSGLTANPLVGRMSDAVTGAGGQAILTEIPEVFGAESLLMARAADADVGDAIGRLVEGFKGYFTAHGEPVSENPSPGNIAGGLTTLEEKSLGAVQKAGRAVVTDVLGYGARASRSGLALLEAPGNDAVSSTALAAAGATVILFTTGRGTPLGFPVPTIKLASNHELALRKPGWIDFDGEQVLSEGMDASAEALLGLLVEVASGRETAAERNGEREIAIWKRGVTL, from the coding sequence ATGACTTCGAATGCCATTCTCGTCGACCCCCGCGATTCGGTCGCGACCGCGCTGCGCGACCTCGATGAAGGCGACCGGCTCGATGTCGCGGGAGGCGTGACGCTGCGCGAGCCGGTTGCGCGCGGGCACAAGGTTGCGGTTGCCGATATCGGCGCCGGGGCGCCGGTGATCAAATTCGGCTTTCCCATCGGCACCGCAACCCAGGCGATCGCGCGCGGTGCGCATGTCCACAGTCATAATATGGCGACGGCGCTGACCGCTGCGGTCGGCCATGCACGCCGCCTCGCCGCCGACCCAGCCGCCCCGCTTCCGGACCCGCCGACCTTTCTCGGCTATTTGCGCCCTGATGGACGAGCGGCGACGCGTAACGAAATCTGGGTGCTTCCAACCGTCGGCTGTGTCGCCCGCACCGCGTCAAAGATCGCCGAGGCCGGCAATCGGCGCCATCGCGGACGGGTCGATGGCGTGCACGCCTTCACCCACCCCTTTGGTTGCTCGCAGCTTGGCGATGATCTTGATGGTACGCGTGCGATTCTCGCGGCGCTTGCCGCGCACCCCAACGCGGGCGGCGTGCTGCTCGTCGGCCTCGGCTGCGAATCGAACCAGATCGGCCAGCTGATCGAGGCGATCCCGCGCGAGGTGCGGGGGCGCGTCCGCAGCCTGCGCGCGCAGAGCGCGGGTGACGAGATCGAAGAAGGCCTGATGCTGGTCGATGAACTGGTCGAGATCGCGACGTCCGCGAGGCGCAGCCCCCTTCCGCTCGGAAAGTTGGTGATCGGGGTCAAGTGCGGCGGGTCCGACGGTCTCAGCGGGCTCACCGCCAACCCGCTCGTCGGGCGGATGAGCGACGCGGTAACCGGAGCGGGGGGCCAGGCAATTCTGACCGAAATCCCGGAAGTTTTCGGCGCCGAGTCTCTTCTGATGGCCCGCGCCGCGGACGCTGACGTCGGCGATGCGATTGGCCGTCTGGTTGAGGGCTTCAAGGGCTATTTCACCGCCCATGGCGAGCCGGTGTCCGAAAATCCGTCACCGGGTAACATCGCTGGCGGCCTGACGACGCTTGAGGAAAAATCGCTAGGTGCCGTGCAGAAGGCGGGTCGGGCGGTCGTCACGGACGTTCTCGGCTATGGCGCGCGCGCTTCCAGGTCGGGGCTTGCGCTCCTGGAGGCCCCGGGGAATGACGCGGTTTCTTCGACGGCGCTCGCGGCGGCGGGAGCAACGGTGATCCTGTTTACGACAGGACGCGGCACGCCGCTTGGCTTTCCAGTGCCGACGATCAAACTCGCCTCAAATCACGAGCTTGCCCTGCGCAAGCCCGGCTGGATCGACTTCGACGGCGAGCAGGTACTCAGCGAGGGAATGGATGCGAGCGCGGAGGCGCTGCTCGGCCTTCTCGTCGAGGTCGCGTCGGGACGCGAAACCGCTGCCGAGCGCAACGGCGAACGCGAGATCGCAATCTGGAAGCGGGGGGTGACGCTGTGA
- a CDS encoding mannitol dehydrogenase family protein, which translates to MTRLTRAALAALPEGVVRPGHDPATIRTGIIHFGPGAFHRAHQASYVDSLLDSDPRWGIAAVSLRSAGIADTLAAQDGLYSLTTLDRATRIRVIAAHSAFVRPGEDAQVRRLLFDPKVRLLTSTVTEKGYCLAPDGTLDLSHPDIVHDLEDPAAPVSLVGWIVAGLAARRAAGTSPFAVLCCDNMNSNGDTLAAAAARFARQFDQGLADWITGEVAFPNTMVDSITPATDPAHLARVRGLLGLEDAAAVQREGFTQWVVEHFNLADGPDLASVGVQMTGDVAAYEKAKLRILNGAHSSIAYIGLALGHASVADAMGDQRFAAFIERLVHGDIIPSLAPAAGLDLSFYADTVLDRFRNPALRHLLGQIAWDGSQKLRYRLLGTTLDAKASGRPVTRLAVPVAAWMAFIRRMARSGEPIVDPLAPRLTDIGRAAGDAASLADTLLTLDLFPPLLVADETWRGAVRAALERIEGADPYSALA; encoded by the coding sequence GTGACCCGCCTGACGCGTGCGGCGCTCGCTGCGCTTCCCGAGGGAGTCGTGCGGCCGGGACACGACCCGGCCACGATTCGCACGGGAATCATCCATTTCGGTCCAGGCGCCTTCCACCGTGCGCATCAAGCGAGTTATGTCGATTCGCTGCTGGACAGCGATCCGCGCTGGGGGATTGCCGCGGTGTCGCTGCGGTCGGCGGGAATCGCCGATACATTGGCGGCGCAGGACGGGCTCTACAGCCTGACAACGCTCGATCGCGCAACGCGCATCCGCGTGATCGCCGCACACAGCGCTTTCGTGCGGCCTGGCGAGGATGCGCAGGTCCGCCGCCTGCTCTTCGATCCAAAGGTCAGACTGCTGACGAGCACGGTGACCGAAAAGGGCTATTGTCTTGCCCCTGATGGCACGCTCGACTTGTCGCATCCCGATATTGTCCACGATCTTGAAGATCCCGCCGCGCCGGTCAGCCTCGTCGGTTGGATCGTGGCGGGGCTTGCCGCGCGGCGCGCGGCGGGGACGTCTCCTTTCGCGGTGCTGTGCTGCGACAATATGAATTCCAACGGCGATACGCTCGCCGCCGCCGCCGCGCGTTTCGCGCGCCAGTTCGATCAAGGGCTCGCCGACTGGATCACGGGCGAGGTCGCCTTTCCCAATACGATGGTGGATTCGATCACCCCCGCGACGGACCCGGCACATCTTGCGCGCGTGCGCGGCCTGCTCGGTCTCGAGGATGCGGCGGCGGTCCAGCGCGAAGGTTTCACTCAATGGGTTGTCGAGCATTTCAACCTTGCCGACGGTCCCGATCTCGCCAGCGTCGGCGTGCAGATGACCGGGGACGTGGCGGCTTATGAAAAGGCAAAGCTTCGCATCCTCAACGGCGCGCACAGCAGCATCGCCTATATCGGCCTTGCGCTGGGGCATGCGAGCGTCGCCGATGCGATGGGCGATCAGCGCTTCGCCGCTTTTATCGAGCGGCTGGTGCACGGCGATATCATTCCTTCGCTCGCTCCGGCGGCCGGCTTGGACCTGTCCTTCTACGCGGATACCGTCCTCGACCGCTTCCGCAACCCGGCGCTCCGCCATTTGCTTGGTCAAATCGCATGGGATGGCAGTCAGAAGCTGCGCTACCGGCTGCTGGGCACGACGTTGGACGCCAAGGCATCCGGAAGACCCGTGACGCGGCTCGCGGTTCCGGTGGCGGCGTGGATGGCCTTCATTCGCCGGATGGCTCGAAGCGGCGAGCCGATCGTCGATCCCCTTGCGCCGCGTCTGACCGATATAGGGCGAGCGGCGGGGGATGCGGCCTCGCTAGCCGACACGCTGCTCACGCTCGACCTGTTTCCGCCCTTGCTTGTCGCCGATGAGACTTGGCGGGGTGCCGTGCGGGCTGCCCTTGAGAGGATCGAGGGAGCAGACCCATATAGCGCACTTGCATGA
- the fumC gene encoding class II fumarate hydratase, with protein MSETRIESDSLGEIAVPGGAYWGAQTQRSIENFPFSTRERMPIEIIHALALVKQAAARINRRHGLPAEKADAIEAAVKDIVAGKLDDQFPLVIWQTGSGTQSNMNVNEVIAGRANEILTGRRGGKTPIHPNDDVNRGQSSNDSFPTALHIAASLAATQRLLPALARLRGALEAKASQWAGIVKIGRTHLQDATPLTLGQEFSAYANQLYRAGRRIEPAITHGTNRLAQGGTAVGTGLNSPAGFAGEFCAALSEITGHRFLPAENMFEALASNDPLVHLSGTLNTLAAALTKIANDIRLLGSGPRAGLGELDLPANEPGSSIMPGKVNPTQCEMLTMVAAQVIGNHQAVTVGGMQGHLELNVFKPLIGANVLRSIDLLATAMEGFAERCVEGIEPNRARIAELVDRSLMLVTALAPEIGYDKAAKIAKQAHERGTTLREAALDLGYVDAATFDRIVDPRAMLGPEPEGSAGNI; from the coding sequence ATGAGCGAGACACGGATCGAAAGCGACAGCCTCGGAGAAATCGCAGTCCCGGGCGGCGCCTATTGGGGCGCGCAGACGCAGCGGTCGATCGAGAACTTCCCCTTCAGCACGCGCGAGCGCATGCCAATCGAGATCATCCACGCGCTCGCGCTCGTCAAGCAGGCTGCGGCGCGGATCAACCGGCGCCACGGGCTTCCTGCCGAAAAGGCCGATGCGATCGAAGCGGCAGTGAAAGACATCGTCGCTGGCAAACTCGACGATCAATTCCCGCTCGTCATCTGGCAGACAGGGAGCGGCACCCAGAGCAATATGAACGTCAATGAGGTGATCGCAGGCCGCGCAAACGAGATATTGACCGGCAGGCGCGGCGGAAAGACGCCGATCCATCCCAATGACGATGTCAACCGCGGCCAGTCATCGAACGACAGCTTCCCGACCGCCCTGCACATCGCGGCATCGCTTGCAGCAACGCAGCGCCTGTTGCCTGCCCTCGCCCGCCTGCGAGGGGCGCTCGAAGCCAAGGCATCGCAATGGGCCGGCATCGTCAAGATCGGCCGCACCCATTTGCAGGACGCCACGCCCTTGACGCTGGGGCAGGAATTTTCGGCTTATGCAAACCAGCTCTACCGCGCCGGACGGCGCATCGAGCCCGCGATCACGCACGGCACCAACCGGCTCGCTCAGGGCGGGACCGCGGTCGGCACCGGGCTCAATTCCCCGGCAGGCTTCGCCGGTGAGTTCTGCGCGGCCTTGAGTGAAATCACCGGCCATCGCTTCCTGCCCGCCGAGAATATGTTCGAAGCGCTCGCATCCAATGATCCGCTCGTTCACCTGTCGGGAACGTTGAATACGCTCGCAGCCGCGCTTACCAAGATCGCGAACGACATCCGCCTGCTCGGATCGGGACCCCGAGCGGGGCTCGGTGAGCTCGACCTGCCCGCCAACGAGCCGGGCAGCTCGATCATGCCGGGCAAGGTGAACCCGACCCAGTGCGAGATGCTCACGATGGTCGCGGCGCAGGTCATCGGCAATCATCAGGCAGTAACCGTCGGCGGGATGCAGGGCCACCTCGAGCTCAACGTGTTCAAGCCGTTGATCGGCGCCAACGTGCTCCGCTCGATCGATCTGCTCGCGACCGCCATGGAGGGTTTTGCGGAGCGCTGCGTCGAGGGCATCGAACCCAATCGCGCGCGCATTGCCGAACTCGTCGACCGCTCGCTGATGCTGGTGACGGCGCTCGCCCCCGAAATCGGCTATGACAAGGCGGCAAAAATCGCGAAGCAGGCGCACGAGCGCGGGACGACGCTGCGCGAGGCCGCGCTCGACCTCGGCTATGTCGACGCCGCGACCTTCGACCGGATTGTTGACCCGCGAGCAATGCTGGGGCCGGAACCCGAAGGCTCTGCCGGGAATATATAG
- a CDS encoding SspB family protein, with product MSDEVRDSLIPYDEIVQDALRAVVGRVLRQIEGTDSLPGEHHFYITFKTQAPGVAIPGHLIAKFPDEMTIVLQNRFWDLTVEDDHFSVGLSFNQTPSMLTIPYAAITAFVDPSVDFGLQFQVSDDSEDPEPHDEADNDRPEVSTEDGSNVVTVDFGKRK from the coding sequence ATGAGTGATGAAGTCCGCGACAGCCTGATTCCCTATGACGAAATCGTGCAGGACGCGCTGCGCGCCGTGGTCGGCCGCGTGCTGCGGCAGATCGAGGGGACCGACAGCCTGCCCGGCGAGCACCATTTCTACATCACCTTCAAAACCCAGGCACCCGGCGTCGCGATTCCCGGGCATCTGATCGCCAAATTCCCCGACGAGATGACGATCGTCCTTCAGAATCGCTTCTGGGACCTGACGGTCGAGGACGATCATTTCAGCGTCGGCCTGTCGTTCAACCAGACGCCCTCGATGCTCACGATCCCTTATGCGGCAATCACCGCTTTCGTGGATCCCTCGGTGGATTTCGGGCTGCAGTTCCAGGTCAGCGACGACAGCGAGGACCCCGAACCGCACGACGAGGCTGACAACGACCGACCCGAAGTTTCGACCGAGGACGGCTCCAACGTCGTGACGGTGGATTTCGGCAAGCGGAAATAG
- the hisB gene encoding imidazoleglycerol-phosphate dehydratase HisB, which yields MRTATVQRTTKETDIAITVNLDGCGDYSVSTGIGFLDHMVEQLSRHSLIDIAMTVKGDLRIDQHHTVEDSALALGEAVAKALGDKRGIARYGEAHSPMDETLTRCVLDISGRPHCVWKSGFSQPRLGEMDTELFPHWFASFAQTAGITLHIETLYGENNHHIAESMYKALARALRQAVEIDPRKGDTIPSTKGVL from the coding sequence ATGCGAACCGCAACCGTCCAGCGCACGACCAAGGAAACGGATATCGCGATCACCGTCAATCTCGACGGCTGCGGCGATTATTCGGTCTCCACAGGCATCGGCTTTCTCGATCACATGGTCGAGCAGCTTTCGCGCCACTCCCTGATCGACATTGCGATGACAGTGAAGGGCGACCTCCGCATCGACCAGCACCACACGGTCGAGGATTCGGCGCTCGCGCTCGGCGAGGCGGTGGCAAAAGCGCTCGGCGACAAGCGCGGGATCGCGCGCTATGGCGAGGCGCATTCGCCGATGGACGAAACACTGACCCGGTGCGTCCTCGACATCTCGGGGCGCCCGCACTGTGTCTGGAAGTCGGGATTTTCGCAGCCCCGCCTCGGCGAAATGGACACCGAGCTCTTCCCCCACTGGTTTGCAAGCTTTGCCCAGACAGCCGGGATCACGCTGCACATCGAAACCCTCTATGGCGAGAACAATCATCATATCGCCGAGAGCATGTACAAGGCGCTCGCGCGCGCCTTGCGCCAGGCGGTCGAGATCGACCCGCGCAAGGGCGACACGATTCCCTCGACCAAGGGGGTCCTCTAG
- the hisH gene encoding imidazole glycerol phosphate synthase subunit HisH — translation MSAIALIDYGAGNLRSVHNALIAAGAEAVAVTADPDVVAKAERIVLPGVGAFAACMTGLSAIPGLVEAIERRVRGEGAPFLGICVGMQLLADAGEEHGRHAGLGWIGGTVRPFAPAPGLRIPHMGWNDVLPTFAHPVIARGEAYYLHGYHFDDAAHVAATSEHGGPFTAAVARDNIVGVQFHPEKSQAYGLATLERFLKWRP, via the coding sequence ATGAGCGCCATCGCCCTGATCGACTATGGCGCGGGCAATCTACGCTCGGTGCACAATGCGCTCATCGCGGCGGGCGCGGAGGCCGTGGCCGTCACCGCCGACCCCGATGTCGTGGCGAAGGCGGAGCGGATCGTGCTGCCCGGCGTCGGTGCCTTTGCGGCGTGCATGACCGGTCTTTCAGCCATTCCAGGCCTTGTCGAGGCGATCGAGCGACGGGTGCGCGGGGAAGGCGCTCCTTTCCTCGGCATCTGCGTCGGCATGCAATTGCTTGCCGATGCGGGCGAGGAGCATGGGCGGCACGCGGGCCTCGGCTGGATCGGCGGTACCGTGCGCCCCTTTGCGCCCGCCCCCGGCCTTCGTATCCCGCACATGGGCTGGAACGACGTCCTTCCGACATTCGCGCATCCGGTGATCGCACGCGGCGAGGCCTATTATCTCCACGGTTATCATTTTGACGACGCCGCGCATGTCGCGGCGACGAGCGAGCATGGCGGGCCCTTCACGGCGGCAGTCGCTCGCGACAATATCGTTGGGGTTCAGTTCCACCCTGAAAAAAGCCAGGCCTATGGCCTTGCGACGCTCGAAAGGTTCCTGAAGTGGCGACCCTGA
- the hisA gene encoding 1-(5-phosphoribosyl)-5-[(5-phosphoribosylamino)methylideneamino]imidazole-4-carboxamide isomerase: MATLTIFPAIDLKGGQVVRLAEGDMARATVYGDDPAAQARLFAKAGASHLHVVDLDGAFAGTSVNGGAVESILAAFPGKVQVGGGIRDRAGVDRWLALGVERVVIGTAALKNPEFVRSAARDLPGRIIVGVDARDGMVATEGWAEVSDVRVEDLARRFEDAGVAALLFTDVGRDGLLKGCNVEATVALARAVDIPVIASGGVAGIADVHALRGHVADGIEGVITGRALYDGRLDLAEAIAIAGSPSAGETG; the protein is encoded by the coding sequence GTGGCGACCCTGACCATCTTCCCGGCGATCGACCTCAAGGGCGGGCAGGTGGTGCGACTCGCCGAGGGCGATATGGCGCGCGCGACCGTTTATGGCGACGATCCTGCCGCCCAGGCACGCCTTTTCGCCAAAGCGGGCGCATCGCACCTCCACGTCGTCGATCTCGACGGTGCCTTTGCAGGGACAAGCGTGAACGGCGGCGCGGTCGAAAGCATCCTTGCCGCCTTCCCCGGCAAGGTGCAGGTCGGCGGCGGCATCCGCGACCGCGCCGGGGTCGACCGCTGGCTCGCGCTGGGGGTGGAGCGGGTCGTCATCGGCACGGCGGCATTGAAGAACCCCGAGTTCGTCCGATCGGCAGCCCGCGACCTGCCCGGCCGGATCATCGTGGGGGTCGACGCAAGAGACGGAATGGTCGCCACCGAGGGATGGGCGGAGGTTTCCGACGTTCGCGTCGAGGACCTCGCGCGGCGCTTCGAGGATGCGGGAGTCGCGGCGTTGCTCTTCACCGATGTCGGGCGCGACGGGCTGCTCAAGGGCTGCAATGTCGAGGCGACGGTGGCTCTGGCGCGGGCGGTCGATATTCCGGTGATCGCGAGCGGCGGGGTTGCGGGGATTGCCGATGTCCACGCACTGCGCGGCCATGTGGCCGACGGTATCGAGGGCGTCATCACCGGGCGGGCACTTTATGATGGCAGGCTTGATCTGGCCGAAGCGATTGCAATCGCCGGCTCCCCGTCCGCTGGTGAGACGGGTTAG
- the hisF gene encoding imidazole glycerol phosphate synthase subunit HisF, which produces MTVRVRVIPCLDVADGRVVKGVNFVDLRDAGDPVEAARAYDAAGADELCFLDISASHEGRGTLLEMVARTAEVCFMPLTVGGGVRSADDARALLLAGADKVAVNSAAVARPELVAEIADRFGSQCAVGSIDARRVGKGRWEIFTHGGRKPTGIDALDHAVRLAALGAGELLVTSMDRDGTKDGYDLALTRTVADAVSVPVIASGGVGNLDHLVAGVIEGGASAVLAASIFHFGEATVAEAHARLAAAGLPVRAH; this is translated from the coding sequence ATGACTGTCCGCGTTCGCGTCATTCCCTGCCTCGACGTGGCGGACGGACGCGTCGTCAAGGGCGTCAATTTTGTCGATCTGCGTGATGCCGGCGACCCGGTCGAGGCGGCGCGCGCCTATGATGCCGCCGGTGCCGACGAGCTCTGCTTCCTTGATATTTCGGCCAGCCATGAGGGGCGCGGGACCTTGCTCGAGATGGTCGCACGGACCGCTGAAGTCTGCTTCATGCCGCTGACCGTGGGGGGCGGCGTGCGCAGCGCCGACGATGCGCGTGCGCTCTTGCTCGCGGGTGCCGACAAGGTCGCGGTGAACAGCGCCGCGGTCGCGCGGCCGGAACTGGTCGCGGAAATTGCCGATCGCTTCGGCAGCCAGTGCGCGGTCGGAAGCATTGACGCGCGGCGCGTGGGGAAGGGCCGCTGGGAAATCTTCACCCACGGCGGCCGCAAGCCAACGGGGATCGATGCGCTTGATCATGCCGTGCGACTGGCCGCGCTGGGCGCAGGCGAACTGCTCGTGACGAGCATGGACCGCGACGGCACGAAGGATGGGTATGACCTTGCGCTCACGCGCACCGTCGCCGATGCGGTGAGCGTCCCGGTCATCGCATCGGGCGGCGTCGGCAATCTCGATCATCTCGTCGCAGGGGTGATCGAAGGCGGCGCGAGCGCAGTGCTTGCGGCCAGCATTTTCCATTTCGGCGAGGCGACGGTCGCCGAGGCGCATGCGCGGCTTGCGGCGGCCGGATTGCCGGTCCGTGCGCATTAA
- a CDS encoding calcium:proton antiporter, translating to MTTKLRLADRTNDIFPVLGFMAAMAGFATPLNPWLVAIILAGSVVAAVHHAEVIAHRVGEPFGTLILALAVTVIEVGLILTLMQAEPEKAQTLARDTVFAAVMVILNLLMGLCLLSGAIRHHEQRFQRTGIGAALATLTVLTVVTLVLPNFTSSVPGPFYSAKQLGFVAAVSLILYATFALVQTVRHRDYFLPDGDADGDGEPDAHAAPPSVQRTAVSGVLLLASLFAVVLLAKSLSPVIGALLADWGAPPAVLGVLIAALILAPEGLAAVRAAKADRLQTSLNLALGSALATIGLTIPAVAILSIAIELPISLGLDAKSTVLLFLSLIVASQTLANGRTTVLQGTIHLMLFAVYLFTTFVP from the coding sequence ATGACGACGAAACTTCGCCTCGCCGACCGGACCAACGATATTTTTCCGGTTCTGGGATTTATGGCCGCAATGGCTGGCTTTGCCACGCCGCTCAACCCCTGGCTGGTTGCGATCATTCTGGCAGGCTCGGTCGTCGCAGCGGTTCACCATGCAGAGGTGATCGCGCACCGGGTCGGCGAGCCGTTCGGGACGTTGATCCTCGCGCTTGCCGTCACTGTGATCGAGGTCGGGCTGATCCTGACGCTGATGCAGGCCGAGCCGGAAAAGGCGCAGACGCTCGCGCGCGACACGGTGTTTGCGGCGGTGATGGTGATCCTCAACCTTCTGATGGGGCTTTGCCTGCTCAGCGGTGCGATCCGACATCATGAACAGCGTTTCCAGCGCACCGGCATCGGGGCTGCGCTCGCGACGCTCACTGTCCTCACCGTGGTGACGTTGGTGCTCCCCAATTTCACGTCGAGCGTGCCGGGGCCCTTCTATTCGGCGAAGCAGCTCGGCTTTGTCGCTGCGGTATCGTTGATCCTCTATGCCACCTTCGCGCTCGTGCAGACGGTGCGCCACCGCGACTATTTCCTGCCCGACGGTGATGCCGACGGCGACGGCGAGCCCGACGCCCACGCCGCACCGCCGAGTGTCCAGCGAACGGCCGTTTCGGGCGTGCTGCTGCTTGCGAGTTTGTTTGCGGTCGTACTTCTCGCGAAGAGCCTCTCCCCGGTCATCGGTGCGCTGCTTGCTGACTGGGGCGCGCCGCCTGCAGTCCTCGGTGTGCTCATCGCGGCGCTGATCCTGGCCCCCGAAGGGCTCGCCGCGGTACGCGCGGCCAAGGCTGATCGCTTGCAGACCAGTCTCAACCTGGCGCTCGGGTCAGCGCTCGCGACGATCGGGCTCACTATCCCGGCGGTCGCGATTCTGTCGATCGCCATTGAGCTGCCGATCAGCCTCGGCCTCGACGCCAAGTCGACTGTGCTGCTGTTCCTGTCGCTGATCGTCGCGTCGCAGACGCTCGCGAATGGCCGCACCACCGTGCTCCAGGGCACGATTCACCTCATGCTGTTCGCGGTCTATCTGTTCACGACCTTCGTGCCTTGA
- a CDS encoding beta-ketoacyl-ACP synthase III, whose amino-acid sequence MSNTPQPVLSSTGLFTPQDSISNEELVASFNAYVALYNSRNAAAIAAGETAALAESSVEFIEKASGIGSRHVVDKAGILDPDHMAPRLPERSNEELSILAEIGVAAAKDALARAGRDASDVDAVLCAASNMQRPYPAMAVEIQDALGIEGFAFDMNVACSSATFGIQTAADYIRAGHAKSVLVVNPEICSGHLNWRDRDSHFIFGDVATAILIEDKSMAPDGHWDILGTRLKTVFSNNIRNNFGFLNRTHGGIDQSGPKTDKLFVQEGRKVFKEVVPMVAAMIVEEMDKLGLEGADMRRLWLHQANTNMNRLIAQRVLGHEASSDESPTVLDTYGNTSSAGSIIAFHLHHADMTAGDTGLICSFGAGYSAGTVFVRKT is encoded by the coding sequence ATGTCGAACACACCGCAGCCGGTCCTGTCCTCCACCGGACTCTTCACCCCTCAAGATTCCATTTCGAACGAAGAACTCGTCGCCAGCTTCAACGCTTATGTCGCGCTCTATAACAGCAGGAATGCGGCAGCGATCGCCGCCGGCGAGACCGCTGCTCTCGCTGAATCGAGCGTCGAATTCATCGAGAAGGCGAGCGGCATCGGCTCGCGCCACGTCGTCGACAAGGCGGGCATCCTCGATCCGGACCATATGGCCCCGCGGCTGCCCGAGCGCAGCAACGAGGAACTGTCGATCCTCGCCGAGATCGGCGTGGCCGCGGCGAAGGATGCGCTTGCCCGGGCGGGCCGCGATGCCAGCGATGTGGACGCGGTGCTGTGCGCAGCGTCGAACATGCAGCGCCCCTATCCCGCCATGGCGGTCGAGATACAGGACGCGCTCGGCATCGAAGGCTTCGCCTTCGATATGAACGTCGCCTGCTCCTCGGCGACCTTCGGCATCCAGACCGCCGCAGATTACATCCGCGCGGGCCATGCGAAAAGCGTGCTCGTCGTAAACCCCGAAATCTGTTCGGGTCACCTGAACTGGCGCGACCGTGACAGTCATTTCATCTTCGGCGATGTCGCGACTGCGATCCTGATCGAGGACAAGAGCATGGCTCCAGACGGACATTGGGATATCCTCGGCACGCGGCTCAAGACCGTTTTTTCGAACAATATCCGCAATAACTTCGGTTTTCTGAACCGCACCCATGGCGGCATCGACCAGTCGGGTCCCAAGACAGACAAGCTCTTTGTCCAGGAAGGCCGCAAGGTGTTCAAGGAAGTCGTGCCGATGGTTGCGGCAATGATCGTTGAGGAAATGGATAAACTAGGGCTCGAGGGTGCCGACATGCGCCGCTTGTGGCTGCATCAGGCGAACACCAACATGAACCGTCTCATCGCGCAGCGTGTGCTCGGGCACGAGGCCAGTTCCGACGAAAGCCCCACGGTGCTCGATACCTATGGCAATACGTCGAGCGCGGGGTCGATCATCGCCTTCCATCTCCATCACGCGGATATGACCGCAGGTGATACCGGGCTGATCTGCTCGTTCGGTGCCGGCTATTCCGCCGGGACGGTATTCGTGCGCAAGACCTGA